A single window of Triplophysa rosa linkage group LG2, Trosa_1v2, whole genome shotgun sequence DNA harbors:
- the LOC130570952 gene encoding structural maintenance of chromosomes protein 5-like: MLMYALSICTSCPLTFTEEEVPLIRQWWCINLMERFCLEGHGQRFAYWTEEASQLLQGIVEPVFRVSKFTTTKLSPSRRVVDDKDIDKVQQPTIVRDLNTAWYWVQNHRHLFRGEVTEPAFLQMNRGDQQNAIKNLLGGQFSEAKDAFLFIFHYQEDMETFLSYCVDDQGLKVNAMFYKEKCSV, translated from the exons ATGCTGATG tatgCTCTCAGCATCTGCACATCATGTCCCTTAACATTCACAGAG GAGGAGGTGCCATTGATTCGCCAGTGGTGGTGCATTAACCTCATGGAAAGATTTTGCCTAGAAGG gCATGGACAGAGGTTTGCATACTGGACCGAAGAAGCATCCCAACTCCTTCAGGGGATCGTTGAGCCTGTGTTTAGGGTGTCGAAATTCACCACCACCAAACTGTCACCCAGCAGAAGAGTTGTGGATGACAAGGACATTGATAAG GTGCAGCAGCCAACCATTGTCCGAGACCTAAATACAGCGTGGTACTGGGTACAGAATCACAGACACTTATTCCGTGGGGAGGTGACAGAGCCTGCCTTTTTGCAGATGAACAGGGGTGATCAACAAAATGCCATCAAGAACCTCTTGGGGGGTCAATTCTCTGAGGCGAAGGAtgcctttttgtttatatttcattaccaagaagacatggaaacatttttgtcgTACTGTGTTGATGACCAAGGCCTAAAGGTCAATGCTATGTTCTACAAAGAGAAAtgtagtgtgtga
- the htra4 gene encoding serine protease HTRA1 encodes MWKLLAYLLMAFVVQARNLRKRQAICPDVCDLSRCPSALESCFFGVVKDSCGCCTVCAAGEGDACGWRGHGVCGHGMTCEHPPGRRAAERGTCVCDSHEPVCGSDGRTYPSICRLKAENRRAELSGTPAVIFIQRGPCETGSRNPSSMRYKFNFIADVVDKIVPAVVHLELFRRLPYSNQEVAVSSGSGFIVSEDGWIVTNAHVLSNKQRVKVELNSGMLYDATIKDVDQKLDIALIKIDSDTPLPVILLGCSSDLRPGEFVVAVGSPFSLQNTVTTGIISTTHRGGHELGLQNSDMDYIQTDAIINYGNSGGPLVNLDGDVIGINTLKVTPGISFAIPSDRIRQFLADSYDRQMKGRTPSKKRYMGVRMLQLSAALIRDLRERESSFPDVSSGVYVYEVIPGTAAYSAGLLSHDVIISINGQAVHSTEDVSQAVQSGESLSLVMRRTNEEITLTVVPDEVV; translated from the exons ATGTGGAAATTGTTGGCCTATCTACTTATGGCCTTTGTTGTGCAAGCGCGTAATCTGCGGAAGAGACAGGCAATATGCCCAGATGTGTGCGATCTATCGCGCTGCCCGTCAGCTCTGGAGTCTTGTTTTTTCGGCGTGGTGAAGGACAGCTGCGGCTGCTGCACGGTTTGCGCGGCGGGAGAGGGGGATGCTTGCGGATGGCGTGGACACGGAGTTTGCGGTCACGGGATGACCTGTGAACATCCACCGGGAAGGCGCGCCGCCGAGCGCGGCACCTGCGTTTGCGACTCGCACGAGCCGGTGTGCGGCAGCGACGGCAGAACTTATCCCAGTATCTGTCGACTGAAAGCGGAGAACAGACGGGCTGAGCTGAGCGGCACACCCGCTGTCATCTTCATCCAGAGAGGGCCCTGCGAGACTG GTTCTCGGAATCCGAGCAGCATGCGCTACAAATTTAACTTCATCGCAGATGTGGTGGATAAGATTGTCCCTGCTGTGGTTCATCTAGAACTATTCCGAAG ACTCCCATATTCCAACCAAGAGGTTGCTGTGTCTAGTGGTTCTGGGTTCATAGTGTCAGAGGATGGCTGGATCGTCACCAATGCACATGTACTTTCCAACAAGCAACGTGTCAAAGTGGAGCTGAACAGTGGGATGCTCTATGATGCCACTATAAAAGATGTGGATCAAAAATTAGACATCGCTCTCATTAAGATTGACTCAGAT ACTCCCCTGCCCGTGATTTTGCTCGGCTGTTCATCAGACCTGAGGCCAGGGGAGTTCGTGGTGGCTGTGGGAAGTCCATTTTCCCTTCAAAACACAGTTACAACGGGTATCATCAGCACGACCCACAGAGGAGGCCATGAACTCGGCCTGCAGAACTCAGATATGGACTATATCCAGACAGATGCCATTATCAAT TACGGAAACTCAGGAGGACCCCTTGTTAACTTG GACGGAGATGTCATCGGCATAAATACATTGAAGGTTACGCCAGGCATATCATTTGCCATCCCCTCGGACCGCATTCGCCAGTTCCTCGCAGACTCCTACGACAGACAAATGAAAG GAAGAACGCCGAGTAAAAAGAGATATATGGGAGTGCGAATGCTTCAACTTTCAGCTGC TTTGATTAGGGATctcagagagagggagagcagCTTCCCAGATGTGAGCTCAGGGGTGTATGTGTATGAGGTTATTCCGGGGACAGCTGCATATAG TGCTGGTCTGCTAAGCCACGACGTGATAATCAGCATTAATGGACAAGCGGTTCATTCTACAGAAGATGTGAGTCAGGCTGTACAGTCAGGTGAAAGTCTGTCGCTCGTGATGAGGCGCACCAACGAAGAAATCACACTAACAGTGGTTCCTGATGAAGTGGTCTGA